ACTGAGGTGAGGTCTCGCAACTGCTGCATCATGCTGTCCAAGTTGTCGTGCCGCTTGTCACTTTCTCTGACTGGCCTTCTTATAGCAGCGGGGGGATAAAATTACTCTAAGCCGTTTCCAGTGGTTTTCGCAGGCTGCGCAGCCCGTTGGGCTGTACTTCTACCTGGCGAGGAAAGGTGTACTTGCCCAACCGGTTGATGTGCTCATAACGGGCGGGCGAGAGCCGGGCCAAGTCTTCGTCGCGCACCTCCACGCCCTCCGCCCGTAGCGTCTGCACCACCTGCTGCAGATAGACCGTGTTCCAGAGCACCACCAGGTTGGTGACCAGGTTCAGGGCGCTGACGACCTCCTGCTGGGCTTCTTCCTGCTTGCGGCGGATGAGCCCGTCGCCCCCGAACCAGAGGAACACCCGCATCGCGTGCAGCTGCTCGCCCTTGTTGAGCTGCACGTGAATCTTGCGCCGCAAGGGCTGATGGAGCAGGTAACGCAGGATGAAATTGGTTTTGATGAGCCGCCCGTACTGCTGCAGCACGTAGGTCAGGTTGTGCTGGCGCGGGTAGGCCTGCAGCTTGCTAATGAAGAGCGAAGCCGTCACGTAGCCCAGCTTGAACGAGCCGGCCACCCGCAGCAGGTCGTCCAGGCGGGCCTCGATGTAGCCGGGCTGCACGTGGCCGGTGAAGTGCAGGCCCGGGTAGCTCAGCTCCCGGCCCCGGATGCGGCAGAGCTTCTGGTCGCCGATGTCGCGCAGACGCGGCGAGTATTGCAAGCCCAGCAGGTCAAAGAGCCCGAAAATCAGGTCCGTGTAGCCGTGTGTGTCGGTGGCATGCTCGAGGATGACCACGTCGGTTTCGTTGCCCAACACTTCATCCAGCACGTAGGTCGCGTCGCGCTCGGTGGCCGGGATGACTTTGCTGCCGTACTGGGCGTAGTGGTCGGCCGTGTGGGTATAAAACGTAACGCCGCGGCCGTAGCCGAAGTAGCGCGGCAAGGCTTTGGCGTTGCGCACGGCTCCGCTGACGGGGAAGCGCTGCCCGTCCGAGGAGGACAGGCCGCCCCCGCCCCAGTGCCGGGCCAGCCACTGGCGGTGCTGCTGGTTGACCACGCGGGTGGTGGCCGCCCGCAGCGGCTGCTCGTGCAAAAACTGGTGGGTAGCCCACCAGACCGTTTGGTAGTCCAGCCCCGTGCTGCGGGCCATGTCGGACAACGGGATGTTGCAGGCGGCCGCCAACAGGGCGGCGTACACCGGCTCCGGGTCGTCAACAGTCCCAGCCGATGCCTCGCGCAGCAGCTCCGAGAAACCGGTCCAGCCGTCCACCTCGACCAGAATGTCGGTCAGTTCGACCACCGGCATGCGGGCGCGAATGTGTTCGTCCAGCACCCGGAGCGAGTCCGGCAATTCCTCAGCCTCCAGCGCCGTCACCACCAATTCGCCCGCTTCCAGGCGTACCTCGCCGCCTTCGGCCAGCAGGGCCGTCACCTGCGGCAGCAGCGCTTCGAGTTCGGCCAGGCGGGCGTGCAGGCGCTGACGCGGGTCCTCCGGTAACCCCAGCTGGCGCAGCACCTCCCCGCGCAGGCCGGGCCACTGGGCGGCCGGAATCAGGTAGCTCTCCAGGTCGGCGTATTTGCGCGAGCCGGGCACGAACACGTCGCCCGAGCGCAGCCGCTCGCGCAGGGTGGCCAGCACGCACAGTTCGTACGGCAACCGTTCCGGCACCTGCTGCGGGTGCACAAACCCGTGCCAGGAAGGCGTGATGAAGTCGGTTGGTGCATCGGCCGGCAGCTTGCGCCGCGCGCCGGTCTGCAACTCCACCACCAGGGTCAGGGCCTCGGCGAACCGGTCGCCGGCAAAGGCGCTGGCAAACGAGACCTGCCGCAGCAGGTTGGCCGAGAACTGCTTCAGGTGCGCGTAGCGCCGCAGCAAAAACGCCAGGGGCGAATCGAGGCGGGTGTCGCTCAGGGCATAGTAGGCCTGCAGGGCCTGCTCGACCTGCTCCCGCGGAATAGTCTCAAACACGGCTTCTCGCACCAGCCCG
This sequence is a window from Hymenobacter oligotrophus. Protein-coding genes within it:
- a CDS encoding Tn3 family transposase, giving the protein MILPFLTAPERQSYQQVPATLSESDLRQHFHLTAADRELIQRQRRDGNRLGCAVQLGLVRLMGYLPEDWFEQVPAPVAAFVGQQLGIAPEALAAYGERAATRSEHLQLVLRHLSYRKWQPLDSPGLEAWLLERALEHDQPRLLLQAACQKLHQDRLLRPAISVLELLVSQALLQTDAATYQRLGPLLTPAVEARLDALLAVDPALRVTPHRWLCQPATANTPAAINQALAKLDFLHQLGLADWDTGGLNANRRKRLAHRARHRTSQAIGRYAPAKRYPLLVAFVLESYRDVLDAVLTMFSDYWAGAQRKAQREHEAHLQAIRQARETALRVFAQVARTVVDEQIPAGLVREAVFETIPREQVEQALQAYYALSDTRLDSPLAFLLRRYAHLKQFSANLLRQVSFASAFAGDRFAEALTLVVELQTGARRKLPADAPTDFITPSWHGFVHPQQVPERLPYELCVLATLRERLRSGDVFVPGSRKYADLESYLIPAAQWPGLRGEVLRQLGLPEDPRQRLHARLAELEALLPQVTALLAEGGEVRLEAGELVVTALEAEELPDSLRVLDEHIRARMPVVELTDILVEVDGWTGFSELLREASAGTVDDPEPVYAALLAAACNIPLSDMARSTGLDYQTVWWATHQFLHEQPLRAATTRVVNQQHRQWLARHWGGGGLSSSDGQRFPVSGAVRNAKALPRYFGYGRGVTFYTHTADHYAQYGSKVIPATERDATYVLDEVLGNETDVVILEHATDTHGYTDLIFGLFDLLGLQYSPRLRDIGDQKLCRIRGRELSYPGLHFTGHVQPGYIEARLDDLLRVAGSFKLGYVTASLFISKLQAYPRQHNLTYVLQQYGRLIKTNFILRYLLHQPLRRKIHVQLNKGEQLHAMRVFLWFGGDGLIRRKQEEAQQEVVSALNLVTNLVVLWNTVYLQQVVQTLRAEGVEVRDEDLARLSPARYEHINRLGKYTFPRQVEVQPNGLRSLRKPLETA